In a single window of the Natronosalvus caseinilyticus genome:
- a CDS encoding ArsA family ATPase: MSGLDVDPVDETDAAEDADNTIEVTPTESVDDGADEDMDASGDTDRQTIDVEPSDEPVDGPAYVLYGGKGGVGKTTMAAATALDSARRGTATLVVSTDPAHSLSDTFETEIGTRPERLREDIPLFAAEIDPDAALEEGQAAFMAEGGPDALGGLGQFMGEDTPMDMLFGGTMPGADEAAAMQTLLEYLDDDRFDRVVVDTAPTGHTLRLLQLPEIMDTMMGRIISFRQRVGSMVDGIKGMFGDAGEADENDLQDLEILRERIERLRAVLQDPERTDFRIVMVPEEMSVLESKRLRAQLNEFDIPVGTVVVNRVMEPLAEVTDDVEGEFLQPDLESCAFCQRRWDVQQNALMEAQDLFRATDVRRVPLFAEEVKGESMLEVVAACLR, encoded by the coding sequence ATGAGCGGACTCGATGTCGATCCCGTCGACGAGACCGACGCGGCCGAAGACGCGGACAACACGATCGAAGTGACGCCGACGGAATCGGTCGACGACGGGGCCGACGAGGATATGGACGCGAGCGGGGACACAGATCGACAGACTATCGACGTCGAGCCATCCGACGAACCCGTCGACGGTCCCGCCTACGTCCTCTACGGCGGGAAAGGCGGCGTCGGCAAGACGACCATGGCCGCCGCGACGGCCCTCGACAGCGCCAGACGCGGAACCGCGACGCTCGTCGTCTCGACCGACCCAGCGCACTCCCTCTCTGACACCTTCGAGACCGAGATCGGGACCCGGCCCGAGCGCCTCCGGGAGGACATTCCACTCTTTGCGGCCGAGATCGATCCCGACGCGGCCCTCGAGGAGGGCCAGGCCGCGTTCATGGCCGAAGGCGGCCCCGACGCGCTGGGCGGCCTCGGCCAGTTCATGGGCGAGGACACGCCGATGGATATGCTCTTCGGCGGGACAATGCCCGGTGCCGACGAAGCCGCCGCGATGCAGACCCTCCTCGAGTACCTCGACGACGACCGATTCGACCGTGTGGTGGTCGACACGGCACCGACGGGCCATACCCTCCGATTGCTCCAGTTGCCAGAGATTATGGACACGATGATGGGCCGGATCATCAGCTTCCGCCAGCGCGTGGGCAGCATGGTCGACGGGATCAAGGGGATGTTCGGCGACGCCGGTGAGGCAGACGAAAACGACCTCCAGGACCTCGAGATCCTCCGAGAGCGCATCGAACGCCTCCGCGCCGTACTCCAGGACCCCGAGCGAACCGACTTCCGGATCGTCATGGTCCCCGAAGAGATGAGCGTCCTCGAGTCGAAGCGACTGCGTGCCCAGTTGAACGAGTTCGACATTCCCGTCGGGACAGTCGTCGTCAATCGCGTGATGGAGCCGCTGGCTGAGGTCACCGACGACGTCGAGGGTGAGTTTCTACAGCCCGACCTCGAGTCCTGTGCGTTCTGCCAGCGCCGCTGGGACGTCCAGCAGAACGCGCTGATGGAGGCCCAGGACCTCTTTCGCGCGACCGACGTGCGGCGCGTCCCGTTGTTCGCCGAGGAGGTCAAAGGCGAGTCGATGCTCGAGGTCGTGGCGGCCTGCTTGCGGTGA